A genomic window from Zonotrichia leucophrys gambelii isolate GWCS_2022_RI chromosome 25, RI_Zleu_2.0, whole genome shotgun sequence includes:
- the LOC135457694 gene encoding feather beta keratin-like, with the protein MSCYDLCRPCGPTPLANSCNEPCVRQCQDSRVIIEPSPVVVTLPGPILSSFPQNTAVGSSTSAAVGSILSESGVPINSGGFGLSGLSGLGGRYCGRRCLPC; encoded by the coding sequence atgtCCTGCTACGACCTGTGCCGGCCCTGCGGCCCCACCCCGCTGGCCAACAGCTGCAACGAGCCCTGTGTGCGGCAGTGCCAGGACTCGCGGGTCATCATCGAGCCATCCCCTGTGGTGGTCACCCTGCCCgggcccatcctcagctccttcccccagaacacCGCCGTGGGATCCTCCACCTCCGCCGCCGTGGGCAGCATCCTCAGCGAGTCCGGGGTCCCCATCAACTCGGGGGGCTTTGGGCTCTCGGGGCTCTCCGGCCTCGGTGGCCGCTACTGCGGCCGCAGGTGCCTGCCCTGCTAG
- the LOC135457696 gene encoding feather keratin 1-like — MSCYDLCRPCGPTPLANSCNEPCVRQCQDSRVVIQPSPVVVTLPGPILSSFPQNTAVGSSTSAAVGSILSESGVPINSGGFELSGLSGLGGRYCGRRCLPC; from the coding sequence atgtCCTGCTACGACCTGTGCCGGCCCTGCGGCCCCACCCCGCTGGCCAACAGCTGCAACGAGCCCTGTGTGCGGCAGTGCCAGGACTCGCGCGTGGTGATCCAGCCGTCGCCCGTGGTGGTCACCCTGCCCgggcccatcctcagctccttcccccagaacacCGCCGTGGGATCCTCCACCTCCGCCGCCGTGGGCAGCATCCTCAGCGAGTCCGGGGTCCCCATCAACTCGGGGGGCTTTGAGCTCTCGGGGCTCTCCGGCCTCGGTGGCCGCTACTGCGGCCGCAGGTGCCTGCCCTGCTAG
- the LOC135457697 gene encoding feather beta keratin-like has translation MSCYDLCRPCGPTPLANSCNEPCVRQCQDSRVIIEPSPVVVTLPGPILSSFPQNTAVGSSTSAAVGSILSESGVPINSGGFGLSGLSGLGGRYCGRRCLPC, from the coding sequence atgtCCTGCTACGACCTGTGCCGGCCCTGCGGCCCCACCCCGCTGGCCAACAGCTGCAACGAGCCCTGTGTGCGGCAGTGCCAGGACTCGCGGGTCATCATCGAGCCATCCCCTGTGGTGGTCACCCTGCCCgggcccatcctcagctccttcccccagaacacCGCCGTGGGATCCTCCACCTCCGCCGCCGTGGGCAGCATCCTCAGCGAGTCTGGGGTCCCCATCAACTCGGGGGGCTTTGGGCTCTCGGGGCTCTCCGGCCTCGGTGGCCGCTACTGCGGCCGCAGGTGCCTGCCTTGCTAG
- the LOC135457701 gene encoding feather keratin 1-like — protein MSCYDLCRPCGPTPLANSCNEPCVRQCQDSRVVIQPSPVVVTLPGPILSSFPQNTAVGSSTSAAVGSILSESGVPINSGGFGLSGLSGLGGRYCGRRCLPC, from the coding sequence atgtCCTGCTACGACCTGTGCCGGCCCTGCGGCCCCACCCCGCTGGCCAACAGCTGCAACGAGCCCTGTGTGCGGCAGTGCCAGGACTCCCGCGTGGTGATCCAGCCGTCGCCCGTGGTGGTCACCCTGCCCgggcccatcctcagctccttcccccagaacacCGCCGTGGGATCCTCCACCTCTGCCGCCGTGGGCAGCATCCTCAGCGAGTCCGGGGTCCCCATCAACTCGGGGGGCTTTGGGCTCTCGGGGCTCTCCGGCCTCGGTGGCCGCTACTGCGGCCGCAGGTGCCTGCCCTGCTAG
- the LOC135457695 gene encoding feather keratin 1 gives MSCYDLCRPCGPTPLANSCNEPCVRQCQDSRVVIQPSPVVVTLPGPILSSFPQNTAVGSSTSAAVGSILSEEGVPINSGGFGLSGLSGLGGRYCGRRCLPC, from the coding sequence atgtCCTGCTACGACCTGTGCCGGCCCTGCGGCCCCACCCCGCTGGCCAACAGCTGCAACGAGCCCTGTGTGCGGCAGTGCCAGGACTCCCGCGTGGTGATCCAGCCCTCGCCCGTGGTGGTCACCCTGCCCgggcccatcctcagctccttcccccagaacacCGCCGTGGGATCCTCCACCTCCGCCGCTGTGGGCAGCATCCTCAGCGAGGAGGGAGTGCCCATCAACTCGGGGGGCTTTGGGCTCTCGGGGCTCTCCGGCCTCGGTGGCCGCTACTGCGGCCGCAGGTGCCTGCCCTGCTAG
- the LOC135457708 gene encoding feather beta keratin-like translates to MSCYERCPPTSCGPTPLANSCNEPCVRQCQDSTVVIQPSPVVVTLPGPILSSFPQNTTVGSSASAAVGSALSAEGVPINSGGSSLGFGGFGGFGSVAGLGSGYSRPYRRYNASRSGFYGPC, encoded by the coding sequence ATGTCCTGCTACGAGCGATGTCCCCCCACGTCCTGCGGCCCCACCCCGCTGGCCAACAGCTGCAACGAGCCCTGTGTCCGGCAGTGCCAGGACTCCACCGTGGTCATCCAGCCGTCCCCCGTGGTGGTCACCCTGCCCgggcccatcctcagctccttcccccagaacacCACCGTGGGATCCTCGGCGTCCGCGGCCGTTGGGAGCGCTCTGAGCGCTGAGGGAGTCCCCATCAACTCGGGGGGCAGCTCCttgggttttgggggctttgggggttttggctcagttgctgggctgggcagtggctACAGCCGGCCCTACCGGCGCTACAACGCCTCCCGCAGCGGCTTCTACGGGCCCTGCtaa
- the LOC135457711 gene encoding feather beta keratin-like has translation MSCYDLCAPTSCGPTPLANSCNEPCVRQCQDSTVVIQPSPVVVTLPGPILSSFPQNTTVGSSASAAVGSALSAGGVPINSGGSSLSFGGFGGFGYPGLGSGYSRPYRRYNASRSGFYGPC, from the coding sequence ATGTCCTGCTACGACCTCTGTGCTCCAACCTCCTGCGGCCCCACGCCGCTGGCCAACAGCTGCAACGAGCCCTGTGTCCGGCAGTGCCAGGACTCCACCGTGGTCATCCAGCCGTCCCCCGTGGTGGTCACCCTGCCCgggcccatcctcagctccttcccccagaacacCACCGTGGGATCCTCGGCGTCCGCGGCCGTTGGGAGCGCTCTGAGcgctgggggtgtccccatcaACTCAGGGGGCAGCTCCTTGagttttgggggctttgggggttttggcTACCCCGGGCTGGGCAGTGGCTACAGCCGGCCCTACCGGCGCTACAACGCCTCCCGCAGCGGCTTCTACGGGCCCTGCtaa
- the LOC135457670 gene encoding feather beta keratin-like: MSCYDLCAPTSCGPTPLANSCNEPCVRQCQDSTYVIQPSPVVVTLPGPILSSFPQNTAVGSSASAAVGDALSAGGVPINSGSSSGLGSLGYSGLGGLYGRSYRRSNRCGP, translated from the coding sequence ATGTCCTGCTACGACCTCTGCGCCCCAACCTCCTGCGGCCCCACGCCGCTGGCCAACAGCTGCAACGAGCCCTGTGTCCGGCAGTGCCAGGACTCCACCTACGTGATCCAACCCTCTCCCGTGGTGGTCACCCTGCCCgggcccatcctcagctccttcccccaaAACACCGCCGTGGGATCCTCGGCATCCGCGGCCGTCGGGGATGCTCTGAGCGCCGGGGGAGTGCCCATCAACTCGGGCAGCTCCTCGGGGCTGGGCAGTTTGGGGTACTCGGGTCTGGGGGGGCTCTATGGGAGGTCCTACCGGCGCTCCAACCGCTGCGGGCCCTGA
- the LOC135457618 gene encoding keratin, type I cytoskeletal 9-like, with the protein MRGFVNAHRKFIFGVLDRNTEMSAPKSGAEASASQHRRMSYSNESCGISCPQPIAESSNEPCVQQCPDSRALILPPPVVVTIPGPVLSTCPQESVVGSSGPALPGRSFSSRSSQGYGGSFGLGGSGGYGAPLALGGSSGYGGSFGYGGYGGSQGYGGSLGGYGGSRGYGSSFGLGSCGGYGGFQGYGGSLGYGGSLGYGRSLGYGGSLGGYGGSLGGYGGSFGNCGRSYSSGFSSRGLGYSLPGSQRWSRSRRGSCGVF; encoded by the exons ATGAGGGGCTTTGTGAACGCCCACAGGAAATTCATATTTGGTGTGTTAGACAGGAACACGGAAATGTCAGCGCCCAAAAGTGGGGCAGAAGCGTCAG CCTCCCAGCACAGAAGGATGTCCTACTCCAACGAGTCCTGCGGCatcagctgcccccagcccatcGCCGAGAGCTCCAACGAGCCGTGTGTGCAGCAGTGCCCCGACTCCAGAGCCCTGATCCTGCCCCCGCCGGTGGTGGTGACCATCCCGGGCCCCGTGCTCAGCACCTGCCCTCAGGAGAGCGTTGTGGGATCGTCAGGCCCAGCCTTGCCGGGACGTTCCTTCAGTTCCCGCAGCTCCCAGGGCTACGGGGGCTCCTTTGGGCTGGGAGGTTCTGGGGGTTATGGGGCCCCCCTGGCCTTGGGGGGCTCCTCTGGCTATGGGGGCTCCTTTGG TTATGGGGGCTATGGAGGCTCCCAGGGCTATGGGGGCTCCCTTGGGGGCTATGGGGGCTCCCGGGGCTATGGGAGCTCCTTTGgcctgggaagctgtgggggCTATGGGGGCTTCCAGGGCTATGGGGGCTCCCTGGGCTATGGGGGCTCCCTTGGCTACGGCCGTTCCCTGGGTTATGGAG GCTCCCTTGGGGGCTATGGGGGCTCCCTTGGGGGCTATGGGGGCTCCTTTGGCAATTGCGGGAGGTCCTACAGCTCCGGCTTCTCCTCACGGGGCCTGGGCTattccctgcctggctcccagaGATGGAGCAGGTCCCGCCGCGGGAGCTGTGGGGTTTTCTAA
- the LOC135457619 gene encoding scale keratin-like produces the protein MSYSNESCGISCPQPIAESSNEPCVQQCPDSRALILPPPVVVTIPGPVLSTFPQESVVGSSGPALPGRSFSSRSSQGYGGSFGLGGSGGYGGPLALGGSSGYGGSFGSGGYGGSLGYGGSFGSGGYGSSLGYGGYGSSRGYGGFSGYGGSLGGYGGSRGYGGSFGLGSCGGFGGFQGYGGSQGYGGSLGYSRSLGYGGDTGYGGSFGGYGSSFGGYGGSLGYGGSLGGYGGSFGNCGRSYSSGFSSRGLGYSLPGSQRWSRSRRGSCGVF, from the coding sequence ATGTCCTACTCCAACGAGTCCTGCGGCatcagctgcccccagcccatcGCCGAGAGCTCCAACGAGCCGTGtgtgcagcagtgccctgaCTCCAGAGCCCTGATCCTGCCCCCACCAGTGGTGGTGACCATCCCGGGCCCCGTgctcagcaccttcccccagGAGAGCGTTGTGGGATCGTCGGGCCCAGCCTTGCCGGGACGTTCCTTCAGTTCCCGCAGCTCCCAGGGCTACGGGGGCTCCTTTGGGCTGGGAGGTTCTGGGGGTTATGGGGGCCCCCTGGCCTTGGGGGGCTCCTCTGGCTATGGGGGCTCCTTTGGGTCTGGAGGTTATGGGGGCTCCCTGGGCTATGGGGGCTCCTTTGGGTCTGGAGGTTATGGGAGCTCCCTGGGCTATGGGGGCTATGGGAGCTCCCGGGGCTATGGGGGTTTCTCAGGCTATGGGGGCTCCCTCGGGGGCTATGGGGGCTCCCGGGGCTATGGGGGCTCCTTTGGCCTGGGAAGCTGTGGAGGCTTTGGGGGCTTCCAGGGCTATGGGGGCTCCCAGGGCTATGGGGGCTCCCTTGGCTACAGCCGTTCCCTGGGTTATGGAGGTGACACCGGCTATGGGGGCTCCTTTGGGGGCTAtgggagctcctttgggggCTATGGGGGCTCCCTGGGCTATGGGGGCTCCCTTGGGGGCTATGGGGGCTCCTTTGGCAATTGCGGGAGGTCCTACAGCTCCGGCTTCTCCTCACGGGGCCTGGGCTattccctgcctggctcccagaGATGGAGCAGGTCCCGCCGCGGGAGCTGTGGGGTTTTCTAA
- the LOC135457669 gene encoding scale keratin-like translates to MSCYDLCPVPRTSVAVPQPIAESCNELCARQCPDSSAFIQPPPVVVTFPGPILSSFPQQAVVGSSGAPAFGGSLGLGGLYGAGATQASGGLCTFGRAYAAPACSPCALPRYSKKLWDTCGPC, encoded by the coding sequence ATGTCCTGCTACGacctgtgcccagtgcccaggacCAGcgtggctgtgccccagcccatcGCTGAGAGCTGCAACGAGCTGTGCGCCCGCCAGTGCCCCGACTCGTCTGCCTTCATCCAGCCCCCGCCCGTGGTGGTCACCTTCCCCggccccatcctcagctccttcccccagcaggcCGTGGTGGGCTCCTCCGGAGCACCGGCCTTTGGcggctccctggggctgggcggCCTCTACGGCGCCGGCGCCACCCAGGCCTCGGGGGGCCTCTGCACCTTTGGCAGAGCCTACGCTGCTCCCGCCTGCAGCCCTTGCGCCCTGCCCCGCTACAGCAAGAAGCTCTGGGACACCTGCGGGCCCTGCTAG